Proteins encoded within one genomic window of Arachis ipaensis cultivar K30076 chromosome B08, Araip1.1, whole genome shotgun sequence:
- the LOC110265355 gene encoding zinc finger BED domain-containing protein RICESLEEPER 2-like, with product MAYMCLTVHFIDMDWKLQKKILNFCQVTGHTGEIMAQNVEACLNSWKLNKILSLTVDNASSNDVGVMYLKRRLISWKSSVLNGEYLHMRCCAHILNLIVKDGLKEIDDSVAKIRDAVKYVRSSNSRLTRFKACIAEENIPHKSLVCIDVETRWNSTYLMLVAALKHQKAFELLEMQDKKFVEELNKGRGVPSIQDWDYAKSVLPFLEMFYDATLRISGSSYVTSNLYMKEVFALGRRIQQYRDDDDLSISLMASKMKAKYNKYWRNAKTINMLLLIAVVLDPCHKLDYVEWCLVNSFGAEVGGELKIKLSSCLHSLYNLYQGAEEGNQDDTLSQPSASDKAKDIYDMGLYC from the coding sequence ATGGCGTATATGTGTTTGACTGTTCATTTCATTGATATGGATTGGAAGTTGCAAAAGAAAATACTAAATTTTTGCCAAGTCACCGGCCACACGGGAGAGATTATGGCTCAAAATGTTGAAGCTTGCTTGAATAGCTGGAAGTTGAACAAGATCTTGAGTTTGACAGTTGATAATGCATCGTCTAACGATGTAGGAGTTATGTATTTAAAAAGAAGGCTGATTTCTTGGAAGAGTTCAGTTTTGAATGGAGAGTATCTCCATATGCGGTGTTGTGCACATATTTTAAACCTGATTGTGAAGGATggattgaaggagattgatgatTCGGTTGCCAAAATTCGGGATGCTGTGAAGTATGTTAGATCCTCAAATTCAAGATTAACTAGGTTCAAGGCATGTATTGCAGAAGAGAATATTCCACATAAGAGTCTTGTTTGCATAGATGTTGAAACGCGATGGAACTCTACATACTTAATGCTAGTAGCAGCTTTAAAGCATCAGAAGGCATTTGAGCTATTAGAGATGCAAGACAAAAAATTTGTTGAAGAATTAAACAAGGGAAGAGGGGTACCTTCAATTCAAGATTGGGATTATGCTAAGTCCGTCTTAccatttttagagatgttttacgATGCTACACTTCGCATCTCTGGATCCTCTTATGTCACTAGTAACTTATACATGAAAGAAGTGTTTGCTCTTGGAAGGAGGATTCAACAATATCGTGATGATGATGATTTGAGCATAAGTCTTATGGCAAGTAAGATGAAAGCAAAATACAATAAGTATTGGagaaatgcaaaaactattaacATGTTGTTGTTAATTGCTGTAGTTCTAGATCCTTGCCATAAGTTGGATTATGTTGAATGGTGCCTAGTTAATTCTTTTGGTGCAGAAGTGGGCGGTGAATTGAAGATAAAGTTGTCTTCTTGTCTTCATTCactttataatttatatcaaggTGCAGAAGAAGGAAACCAAGATGATACCCTCTCCCAACCGAGTGCAAGTGATAAAGCCAAAGACATTTATGATATGGGGTTATATTGCTGA
- the LOC107612054 gene encoding germin-like protein subfamily 3 member 4 produces MAPSRFAYCLARERVLKGGRRRRKERRKRPGCPRHCQLRHRRYHWSCARPSSPLELRKAVIAIAIVAIDGSLSRLWAVTFSASVVTPSSAPLDVTVFESRPVTCSLPPRFGPPLISSDCDNLQDTCPAVPPKTQTIFINGLPCKNPANVTAQDFKTDELSNPGTADIFGASIKIVGAAEFSGLNTLGLSIGRTGIDRDGLDNFHYHPRATEMIFVSKGALIAGFIDTKNQIFQKYLRVGDVFVFPKGLFHFSLSHGFEDATFFSVFNSQNPGLVSLNPTYFDHTLESIEKLKRRIVSLSKLEVPDSSPELERIYS; encoded by the exons ATGGCTCCTTCTAGATTTGCCTACTGCTTAGCT AGAGAGAGGGTGCTCAAAGGggggagaaggagaaggaaggaGAGGAGGAAAAGGCCTGGCTGCCCTCGTCACTGCCAGCTCCGTCACCGTCGTTACCATTGGAGCTGCGCGAGGCCATCGTCACCATTGGAGCTTCGTAAAGCCGTCATCGCCATCGCCATCGTCGCCATCGATGGTTCTCTTAGTCGTTTGTGGGCTGTCACCTTTTCTGCTTCTGTTGTCACGCCGTCGTCTGCCCCTCTGGACGTCACTGTTTTTGAATCGCGCCCTGTCACTTGTTCTCTACCTCCTCGGTTTGGCCCACCTCTAATTAG TTCAGATTGTGATAATTTACAGGACACATGTCCAGCAGTTCCACCCAAAACTCAGACCATTTTCATCAACGGCTTACCCTGCAAAAACCCAGCCAATGTAACTGCTCAAGATTTCAAGACCGATGAACTAAGCAACCCCGGCACGGCCGACATTTTCGGAGCATCAATAAAAATTGTCGGGGCGGCCGAGTTTTCCGGCCTGAACACTCTTGGCCTCTCAATTGGCAGAACTGGCATCGACAGGGACGGCCTGGATAACTTCCATTACCATCCTAGAGCAACCGAGATGATCTTCGTCTCCAAAGGTGCTTTGATTGCCGGATTCATCGACACGAAAAACCAGATCTTCCAGAAGTATCTAAGAGTTGGAGATGTTTTCGTGTTCCCCAAGGGATTGTTCCATTTCTCCCTAAGTCATGGTTTTGAGGATGCTACTTTTTTCTCTGTGTTCAATAGTCAGAATCCAGGGCTTGTTTCCCTTAACCCTACTTATTTTGATCACACTTTGGAATCAATAGAGAAGCTAAAGAGGAGAATTGTTTCGCTTTCTAAGTTGGAAGTTCCTGACTCCTCGCCGGAACTAGAAAGGATTTACAGCTAG